Proteins from one Xenorhabdus griffiniae genomic window:
- the soxR gene encoding redox-sensitive transcriptional activator SoxR: MEKDNSIDFNRALTIGEVSKRSGVAISALHFYESKGLIKSSRNQGNQRRFPSIVLRYIAIIKVAQSTGISLKEIKQALDQFPPDSQLTAEQWLTFSLQLQNILDQRIKKLIRLRDNLGNCIGCGCLSLTECPLRNPNDVLGQDGTGPRILEKD; the protein is encoded by the coding sequence ATGGAAAAAGATAATTCCATTGATTTTAATCGGGCGTTAACTATCGGAGAGGTATCAAAACGTAGCGGAGTTGCTATATCTGCCCTCCATTTTTATGAGTCGAAAGGATTAATCAAAAGTTCACGCAATCAAGGTAACCAACGCCGTTTTCCTTCAATTGTATTGCGCTATATTGCGATCATCAAAGTCGCACAAAGCACAGGTATTTCTCTGAAAGAAATAAAACAAGCACTAGACCAGTTTCCACCTGATAGTCAATTGACAGCCGAACAATGGCTAACATTTTCTTTACAATTGCAGAATATTCTGGATCAACGCATCAAAAAACTCATCCGATTACGAGATAATTTAGGTAATTGTATTGGGTGTGGATGCCTTTCGTTAACAGAGTGTCCTTTACGTAATCCGAATGATGTTCTTGGACAAGATGGAACCGGCCCAAGAATTTTGGAAAAAGATTAA
- a CDS encoding methyltransferase — MSLEMVTAYRKSNALFAFVDSKAPLYLSTQDGKTVEQIAQLCHVYQDRFHRLLNYMQTLNVLTKKDDKFYLTEQWASLSDPNSFETLYIKFELDPAFWNAWSQYSSSLSKTNKKSAFELTHHEPFFDYLNHEKNKTIKTVFDNLLAKMTDKMNEHIIEHIPLNGISSLIDIGGGVGSLAKSIKMHYPHIQCHVMDQYDFIRQESEGITFINGNFFSTIPAGYDAYSIKNVLDDWPDNQAIDILKNCHKAMREDSVLYVIDMIKEPNEAVSFDLYIDTLLLGKKRYQSEFEFMAKKASLSITNIYSMDFATENGNYYIIEMKK; from the coding sequence ATGTCATTGGAAATGGTTACTGCCTATCGCAAATCGAATGCACTATTTGCTTTTGTAGATAGTAAAGCACCATTATATTTAAGTACCCAAGATGGTAAAACCGTGGAACAAATTGCTCAGCTATGTCATGTTTATCAAGACAGATTCCATAGGTTATTGAATTATATGCAAACACTTAATGTGTTAACCAAAAAAGATGATAAATTTTACCTTACTGAACAATGGGCATCACTCAGTGATCCAAACAGCTTTGAAACATTATATATAAAGTTCGAATTAGATCCTGCCTTCTGGAACGCTTGGTCACAATACAGTTCCTCCTTAAGCAAAACGAATAAAAAATCCGCTTTTGAACTTACCCATCATGAGCCATTTTTTGATTATCTCAATCATGAAAAAAATAAAACCATCAAAACGGTTTTTGATAATTTATTGGCAAAAATGACCGATAAGATGAATGAACATATTATTGAACATATTCCTCTAAATGGCATTTCTTCATTGATTGATATCGGGGGTGGGGTGGGTTCTTTGGCAAAAAGTATAAAAATGCACTATCCACATATCCAATGCCATGTCATGGATCAATATGATTTTATCAGGCAAGAATCAGAAGGGATTACTTTTATCAATGGTAATTTCTTTTCTACTATTCCAGCAGGATATGATGCCTACAGCATAAAAAATGTTTTAGATGATTGGCCAGATAATCAAGCTATTGATATTCTCAAAAACTGCCATAAAGCCATGCGGGAAGATTCCGTTTTATATGTTATCGATATGATTAAAGAGCCAAATGAGGCAGTATCATTTGATTTATATATAGATACTCTTCTGTTAGGCAAGAAACGATATCAATCAGAATTTGAATTTATGGCAAAAAAAGCGAGTCTCTCTATCACAAATATCTACAGCATGGATTTTGCCACAGAAAATGGTAACTACTACATTATCGAAATGAAAAAATGA
- a CDS encoding aminotransferase class V-fold PLP-dependent enzyme, whose protein sequence is MKTYPLQSMTMAQAQQQQFKLVDIICRHFPGADFLSQGDLGLVPDLHQPRMTRRIEAVIAEFFGAETAAFVNGAGTGALRAGLAALVSPNSTLLVHHAPIYPTTQASIEQMGLRVVQADFNHTEQIVAAIKQFSPAASLIQHTRQKISDRYCLQEVISTLNQYDIPSLVDDNYAAMKVAHIGCQYGATLSTFSCFKLLGPQGVGLIVGKQAIIDNLRHSMYSGGCQIQGYQAMEALRGMVFAPVMHAVQAEVNNELVTRLNQGELPQVKQAFLANAQSKVLLVEFHDPIAERVLAIAPTLGALPYPVGAESKFEIPPLFYRISGTFRQADPTLEQRMIRINPNRSGANTVMRILRESCQLKSKGTAP, encoded by the coding sequence ATGAAAACCTATCCATTGCAAAGCATGACGATGGCACAAGCGCAACAGCAACAATTCAAGCTGGTTGATATTATCTGTCGCCATTTTCCTGGTGCTGATTTTCTTTCGCAAGGCGATCTGGGGTTAGTCCCAGATCTCCACCAACCACGGATGACCCGACGCATTGAAGCGGTGATTGCGGAGTTTTTCGGCGCTGAAACAGCCGCTTTTGTCAATGGAGCAGGAACGGGTGCATTACGCGCGGGACTGGCCGCGTTGGTCAGTCCCAATTCAACGTTACTTGTACATCATGCACCGATTTATCCCACAACCCAGGCATCAATTGAACAAATGGGGCTTCGTGTCGTACAGGCAGATTTCAACCACACAGAGCAAATTGTGGCCGCTATTAAGCAATTCTCCCCCGCTGCCAGCCTTATTCAACATACACGCCAGAAAATATCTGACCGCTACTGCCTGCAAGAGGTCATCAGCACCCTGAATCAATATGACATTCCTTCATTAGTCGATGATAACTACGCGGCAATGAAAGTAGCACATATCGGTTGTCAATATGGCGCAACCCTTTCCACGTTCTCTTGCTTCAAATTATTGGGACCACAAGGCGTTGGGTTAATTGTAGGAAAGCAGGCAATCATTGATAATCTACGCCACAGCATGTACTCCGGTGGCTGCCAGATACAAGGTTATCAGGCAATGGAAGCCCTGCGAGGTATGGTATTCGCACCGGTTATGCACGCAGTACAGGCCGAAGTGAATAACGAACTGGTGACGCGCTTGAACCAAGGGGAATTGCCACAGGTAAAACAAGCCTTTCTCGCCAATGCACAATCAAAAGTGTTACTGGTCGAATTTCACGATCCCATTGCAGAAAGAGTGCTCGCCATAGCTCCCACACTCGGTGCGCTACCTTATCCGGTAGGTGCAGAGTCAAAGTTTGAAATTCCGCCCCTGTTTTACCGCATTTCCGGCACCTTCCGTCAAGCAGATCCCACTCTGGAACAACGCATGATCCGCATCAATCCCAACCGTAGCGGTGCAAATACTGTCATGCGCATATTACGGGAAAGCTGCCAGTTGAAATCCAAAGGCACAGCTCCCTAA
- a CDS encoding YhfT family protein gives MQHFHDFLLRLMEVDPFKAGLLAAIGAIAAMMANRGIAVFHDGLRPLLPEYLEGRMSRKALAATSFALSIGLVVGFGIPFSLTAPIVLVHSLLLGTDMIGIWCANSRRGFISSGVIGALYAIALLAGLRSVVELFAMLPVNFTNDLKKVGDPIVACFALFPAMVVGYQYGYRKGLLVMFTALVGYLATKAIGPLSFGGMIEKPVSIDPNGAALLLSMIAMFYFAMRERPTQTAEQKGANEVLVGLFSTRIERIQKNKWLLILCGGLTASAATMSFSLLAEGPVSLQLMAQGEQTNALLVALARAISFIPLVGTTAIATGVYSPNGMKFVFVAGLATNNPWIAFVAGGITMFIEIQLLAKIAIWLDKYPGVKACSGHIRTAITKMLEVALLVGAMIAANAILPGMGFMIVAGIYLLNRTSKRPLVEMAIGPIATIIVGILANLLFLLGIK, from the coding sequence GTGCAACATTTTCATGATTTCCTACTGAGGTTGATGGAGGTCGATCCTTTTAAGGCAGGGTTATTGGCAGCCATTGGCGCTATTGCCGCTATGATGGCAAACCGTGGTATCGCTGTTTTTCACGATGGCCTACGCCCACTGTTGCCGGAATACCTTGAAGGTCGCATGAGCCGCAAAGCGCTTGCCGCAACCAGTTTCGCCCTGAGCATTGGTTTGGTTGTCGGTTTTGGCATTCCCTTTTCACTCACGGCCCCCATTGTCTTGGTTCACAGCCTGTTACTCGGTACAGACATGATCGGGATTTGGTGTGCCAATAGCCGGAGAGGTTTTATCTCCTCTGGTGTCATTGGTGCCTTATATGCCATCGCATTGCTGGCTGGGCTGCGTTCGGTGGTGGAACTGTTTGCCATGTTGCCCGTTAATTTCACCAATGATCTCAAGAAAGTAGGCGATCCGATTGTGGCCTGTTTCGCCCTGTTTCCTGCGATGGTCGTCGGTTATCAATACGGCTATCGCAAAGGGCTTTTGGTCATGTTCACCGCACTGGTCGGCTATCTGGCAACCAAGGCCATTGGCCCGTTGAGCTTTGGGGGGATGATCGAAAAACCCGTCAGCATTGATCCTAACGGCGCGGCACTATTGCTGTCGATGATTGCCATGTTCTACTTTGCCATGCGTGAACGTCCAACGCAGACAGCGGAGCAAAAAGGTGCCAACGAAGTCTTAGTCGGTCTGTTTTCCACCCGTATAGAACGTATCCAGAAAAATAAATGGCTGCTAATCCTGTGTGGCGGCTTGACCGCCAGTGCTGCGACCATGTCTTTTAGCCTGCTGGCGGAAGGGCCTGTTTCCTTACAACTCATGGCTCAAGGTGAACAGACCAATGCATTGCTGGTAGCACTGGCACGTGCCATCAGCTTCATCCCATTAGTGGGTACGACAGCTATAGCCACAGGCGTTTATAGCCCAAATGGCATGAAATTTGTGTTTGTGGCAGGGCTGGCAACCAACAATCCGTGGATTGCCTTTGTCGCAGGCGGCATCACCATGTTCATTGAAATCCAGCTACTGGCAAAAATCGCTATCTGGTTGGATAAGTATCCTGGAGTGAAAGCATGCAGCGGACATATTCGTACCGCGATCACCAAAATGCTCGAAGTTGCCTTGCTGGTTGGTGCGATGATTGCCGCCAACGCAATTTTGCCTGGCATGGGCTTTATGATCGTGGCGGGTATCTATCTGCTTAACCGTACATCCAAACGTCCTTTAGTGGAAATGGCTATCGGCCCAATTGCGACAATCATTGTGGGTATACTGGCAAACTTGCTGTTTCTGCTGGGAATAAAATAA
- a CDS encoding DUF2620 domain-containing protein — MRFVVGGQIEKQAIAESIRQLAGNKATAITIMNDIDAAMAIKNGEADYYFGACNTGGGGALAMAIALIGLSQCATVGMPGKILSNDEIIAHVKAGKKAFGFTGQDIDIVLPVIINTIISL; from the coding sequence ATGAGATTTGTCGTTGGTGGACAAATAGAGAAACAGGCAATAGCCGAAAGCATTCGTCAATTGGCCGGCAATAAAGCCACCGCTATTACCATCATGAATGATATTGACGCGGCGATGGCAATTAAAAATGGCGAAGCAGATTACTATTTTGGCGCGTGTAATACGGGTGGAGGAGGTGCACTGGCAATGGCAATTGCGCTTATTGGACTAAGTCAATGTGCCACCGTCGGAATGCCAGGAAAAATCTTGTCCAATGACGAGATTATCGCCCATGTGAAAGCCGGTAAGAAAGCATTTGGTTTTACCGGTCAGGATATTGATATCGTCCTGCCTGTGATCATTAATACCATCATCTCACTGTAA
- a CDS encoding phosphotriesterase-related protein — translation MATKANNLIDVSGYTYVHEHLHIDLSDVKGNLDCRLDQYDLIAGELRHLYSLGVRNIVEMTNRYMGRNAAFLLDLMRDTRINIIASTGYYKQPFFPPHFRELSVQAIADDMIAEIEIGIDGTALKAGVIAEIGSSLDQITQDEQKAFIAAALAHQATGCPISTHTTLSTMGREQLALLMEIGVSPEYVAIGHCDLRDNLDTIIPLLEDGAWVQFDTIGKNNYYPDSRRITMLQEVAKRGLLDRIMLSQDITRRSHLKNNGGNGFDYLLTVFVPMLLEAGFCQKQIDQMLRDNPAQFFQGKKK, via the coding sequence TTGGCAACAAAGGCAAATAACTTGATTGATGTTTCAGGCTATACCTATGTACATGAACACTTGCATATCGATCTCTCTGATGTGAAAGGAAACCTGGATTGTCGATTGGATCAATACGATCTGATCGCAGGAGAACTTCGTCACCTCTACAGCCTTGGGGTGAGAAACATCGTGGAGATGACCAATCGTTACATGGGACGCAACGCCGCTTTTCTGCTGGATCTGATGCGTGATACCCGTATCAATATCATTGCTTCGACGGGCTACTATAAACAACCTTTCTTCCCTCCTCATTTCAGAGAGTTAAGTGTACAGGCTATCGCCGATGACATGATCGCTGAAATTGAAATTGGCATTGATGGCACCGCATTAAAAGCAGGGGTAATTGCAGAAATTGGTTCTAGTCTCGATCAAATCACACAAGATGAGCAAAAGGCGTTTATCGCTGCGGCATTGGCACACCAGGCTACAGGCTGTCCTATTTCCACTCACACCACATTAAGCACAATGGGACGTGAGCAATTGGCGCTGTTAATGGAGATTGGCGTTTCCCCTGAATATGTGGCTATCGGCCATTGTGATCTGAGGGATAATCTGGACACCATTATTCCACTGCTAGAGGACGGAGCATGGGTACAATTCGATACAATCGGCAAGAATAATTACTATCCCGACAGCCGACGCATTACCATGTTGCAAGAGGTTGCCAAGCGTGGACTGCTGGATCGGATCATGCTTTCCCAAGATATCACGCGTCGATCTCATTTGAAAAACAATGGGGGAAATGGTTTCGATTACTTGCTAACCGTATTCGTTCCTATGTTGCTGGAAGCCGGTTTTTGTCAAAAACAGATAGACCAAATGCTGCGTGATAATCCTGCACAATTTTTCCAAGGCAAGAAAAAATAA
- a CDS encoding YhfX family PLP-dependent enzyme, which produces MFIEALKKQNPKLIEVAKDLWQQGAILPDTYIIDVDQVLDNGQRLLQAAAQYDIELYLMTKQIGRNPWLTQKLIDLGYRGVVAVDFREAYSLSQHGIPLCHIGHLVQTPTHLIETMLKHSPSIITVFSLEKAQAISDIAEKLGRIQPIMLKIFDKRDIAFSGQEAGITFNELDTVVDALKHMPGIKLSGLTHFPCLAWDPRYQITLPTPNLLTLIRARNRLEQLGIKLSQINAPAASSCNTIPLLAKYGATHLEPGHALTGTIPANFCGCEPEHIAMVYLTEISHHHDGHSYCYGGGYYKRGHMKHALVLPEHTTPPGITLAKKVRILRLGEPCIDYHLPLAGIHPIGSPVIMCFRPQIFTTRSDVALVSGIQSGSPKLEGIYDSQGNWKNSGYSN; this is translated from the coding sequence ATGTTTATTGAGGCATTAAAAAAACAGAACCCCAAATTGATTGAAGTTGCAAAAGACCTTTGGCAACAAGGTGCAATCTTGCCAGATACCTACATCATCGATGTCGATCAGGTTTTGGACAATGGTCAGCGCTTACTGCAAGCCGCGGCGCAATATGACATTGAGCTCTATTTGATGACCAAACAAATTGGGCGTAACCCATGGCTGACCCAAAAATTGATTGACCTCGGTTATCGCGGTGTCGTGGCTGTCGATTTCAGGGAAGCTTATAGCCTGAGCCAGCATGGTATTCCACTGTGCCACATCGGTCATTTGGTACAGACCCCAACCCATTTAATAGAAACCATGCTCAAGCATAGTCCGAGTATCATTACTGTATTTTCCCTTGAAAAAGCCCAAGCTATTTCAGATATTGCGGAGAAATTGGGGCGAATTCAGCCCATCATGCTGAAAATATTTGATAAACGAGATATCGCCTTCTCCGGCCAAGAAGCCGGTATCACCTTTAACGAATTAGATACCGTTGTCGATGCCTTAAAACACATGCCAGGCATAAAATTGAGCGGTCTGACGCATTTTCCTTGTCTGGCATGGGATCCCCGCTATCAGATAACCTTACCCACCCCCAATTTGCTCACCCTCATTCGGGCACGAAACCGACTGGAACAACTCGGCATTAAACTTTCGCAAATTAATGCTCCGGCAGCCTCAAGCTGTAACACCATACCATTACTGGCCAAATACGGCGCCACCCACCTGGAACCAGGCCATGCACTGACCGGAACCATCCCCGCCAACTTCTGTGGCTGCGAGCCGGAACACATTGCAATGGTCTATCTCACAGAAATATCCCATCACCATGATGGTCATAGTTACTGCTACGGTGGCGGTTATTACAAACGCGGGCATATGAAACATGCATTGGTTCTTCCTGAACATACCACCCCTCCTGGCATCACCCTGGCTAAAAAAGTACGCATACTACGTCTGGGTGAACCCTGCATTGACTACCACCTCCCGTTAGCAGGCATTCACCCTATTGGTAGCCCAGTGATCATGTGTTTTCGCCCTCAGATTTTCACAACGCGCAGCGATGTTGCCCTTGTTTCAGGTATTCAATCCGGCTCTCCAAAACTTGAAGGGATTTATGACAGTCAAGGAAACTGGAAAAATAGTGGTTATTCTAACTAA
- a CDS encoding PRD domain-containing protein, giving the protein MIEQRLTILLQGDVIDQDIHDNMLEVVHVLEDIWHIPIRHPQGEMALTHMASAFMRSRRGEVVAPLDKEILATLEQSEYYNQLLTMHYSLIAKFTVVLHPNEEGYLLANLYGLIFSRERG; this is encoded by the coding sequence ATGATAGAACAACGGCTAACTATCCTGCTACAAGGTGATGTTATCGATCAAGATATCCACGATAACATGCTGGAAGTTGTGCATGTTCTGGAAGATATCTGGCACATCCCTATCCGTCATCCGCAAGGCGAAATGGCGCTTACCCATATGGCAAGTGCTTTCATGCGTTCACGCCGTGGTGAAGTAGTCGCTCCATTGGATAAAGAAATATTGGCAACACTCGAGCAATCTGAATACTACAACCAATTACTCACAATGCATTACTCCCTAATTGCAAAATTTACCGTAGTCTTACATCCCAACGAGGAAGGCTATCTGTTGGCAAATTTATATGGTTTAATATTTTCACGCGAAAGAGGTTAG
- the yhfZ gene encoding GntR family transcriptional regulator YhfZ, which yields MMSQTFIKKEGIAQSFLARYLLSEQCGNRLKTIEVLAKECGLSVGLMQAALKSLEQAQVVGIKRRGRSGSFLAQINHKLLLQYADIGNVVCAMPLPYTRAYEGLASGLKALCASVPFYFAHMRGSDIRIECLLSGVYDLAVTSRLAAEQHPDNKDLYIALSLGTQSYTDRHRLIFRNGEMESIRRVGLDSTSADQKIMTKQYFADKEIELVEVSYHECLNQIIKGYIDAAIWNVGQGHELIAQGLMTQLPDSSECFIKASEAVILTRKDNIPIQQLLHTMVDRDLLLTHQQNVVTGIIEPVY from the coding sequence ATGATGAGTCAAACATTCATTAAAAAAGAAGGGATCGCGCAGTCATTTCTGGCTCGTTATCTCCTCTCTGAACAATGCGGTAATCGCCTGAAAACCATAGAAGTATTGGCTAAAGAATGTGGATTGTCCGTGGGTTTGATGCAAGCAGCATTAAAATCTCTTGAACAGGCGCAGGTGGTTGGAATTAAGCGTCGTGGTCGTAGTGGTAGCTTTCTTGCACAGATAAACCACAAATTACTGTTGCAGTATGCCGATATTGGCAATGTGGTTTGTGCGATGCCACTCCCATATACCCGAGCTTATGAAGGGCTGGCCAGTGGTTTAAAAGCATTGTGTGCAAGTGTTCCCTTTTACTTCGCGCACATGCGTGGCTCAGATATCCGCATTGAATGTTTACTGAGTGGTGTTTACGATTTAGCGGTAACATCAAGACTTGCCGCAGAACAGCACCCAGATAATAAAGATCTATATATTGCGCTTTCACTAGGGACACAAAGTTATACAGACAGGCATCGGTTAATCTTTCGCAATGGCGAAATGGAATCAATTCGTCGCGTTGGGTTAGATAGCACCTCAGCAGACCAAAAAATAATGACAAAGCAATACTTTGCTGACAAAGAGATTGAATTGGTCGAGGTTTCCTATCATGAATGCCTAAATCAAATAATAAAAGGCTACATTGATGCGGCCATCTGGAACGTTGGACAAGGCCATGAACTCATAGCACAAGGTCTGATGACCCAACTCCCTGACAGCAGTGAGTGTTTTATCAAGGCTTCTGAAGCCGTTATCCTCACCCGCAAGGATAATATTCCTATCCAGCAACTCCTGCATACTATGGTTGATCGGGATCTATTGCTAACCCATCAACAAAACGTAGTAACAGGCATCATCGAACCCGTTTATTGA
- a CDS encoding adenosine deaminase family protein, which yields MNTLSIVTILLMLFPCLVNAGEVNTALAKENETATARFFSKLIETNDPNVAELTMALKMMPKGADIHIHYSGAIYAETYLDWVGDKGYCIYDRTDPKLKIEIYRIETRQKNQLPGENQQFCLEKSAVMANNAFYRELLKVWSDKDFHNHYHVQKAPDQHFFDTFSYFSPLSHQILTDGMTKLKNRAKNENVQYLEIMLNRAPSFEYPELAKALDALGPDADENTVFAALAPYADFMAKDPLVREGISDYIQTEEAAVSGIDDDEFRIRLQSYVVRNASRATVFSSLYSAFSAAHMSKKIVGVNIVGPENGYIAIRDYKLHMLMFRYLKRLFPDVRLSLHAGELVSGMVPPEDLANHIRYAVDIAGANRIGHGVDIAREEKAIALLQVLREKAIPVEINLTSNDFILGVRGNEHPIKLYQRYGVPFVISSDDLGVSRGDLTHEFVIFATNYKPSYAEIKKTVFNSIQYSFLSPEEKSAELQDLRSRFLIYESEIAGIEKAVHERAHTPAEQN from the coding sequence ATGAATACTTTATCCATTGTAACCATTTTATTGATGTTATTTCCTTGTTTGGTCAATGCTGGTGAAGTAAATACAGCTTTAGCCAAGGAAAATGAAACAGCGACAGCACGTTTTTTCAGTAAGCTGATTGAAACCAACGATCCAAATGTTGCAGAGCTAACAATGGCATTGAAAATGATGCCCAAAGGTGCAGATATCCATATTCACTATTCTGGTGCAATATATGCAGAAACCTATCTTGATTGGGTTGGTGATAAGGGCTATTGCATTTATGATCGGACCGATCCGAAACTTAAGATCGAAATTTATCGAATAGAAACACGTCAGAAAAACCAACTCCCAGGCGAGAATCAGCAATTTTGTCTCGAAAAGAGTGCAGTCATGGCAAACAATGCCTTCTACCGAGAGTTATTGAAGGTATGGTCAGACAAAGATTTTCATAACCATTATCACGTGCAGAAGGCGCCGGACCAGCACTTTTTTGATACCTTTAGTTATTTCAGCCCATTATCACATCAAATTTTAACGGATGGGATGACAAAATTAAAAAATCGGGCCAAAAATGAAAATGTTCAGTATCTGGAAATAATGTTAAACAGGGCACCTTCTTTTGAGTACCCAGAACTGGCTAAAGCACTCGATGCGTTAGGCCCAGATGCTGATGAAAATACCGTTTTCGCAGCATTGGCGCCCTATGCGGATTTTATGGCTAAGGACCCACTTGTCAGGGAAGGCATATCTGATTATATCCAAACCGAAGAAGCGGCGGTTTCCGGGATCGACGATGATGAGTTTCGGATTCGGCTCCAATCTTATGTTGTTCGTAATGCGTCACGCGCGACTGTATTCTCAAGTCTGTATTCGGCATTTTCAGCGGCACATATGAGCAAAAAGATTGTCGGTGTGAATATTGTTGGGCCGGAAAATGGTTATATAGCCATCCGTGACTATAAGTTGCACATGCTGATGTTCCGGTATCTAAAAAGGCTTTTCCCCGATGTTCGTTTATCGCTACATGCGGGAGAATTAGTAAGTGGAATGGTTCCGCCAGAAGATTTGGCAAATCACATTCGATATGCTGTAGATATCGCAGGGGCAAATCGGATCGGCCACGGTGTTGATATTGCCAGGGAAGAGAAGGCGATTGCATTACTCCAGGTACTGAGAGAAAAGGCAATTCCTGTCGAAATTAACCTGACGAGTAATGACTTTATTCTTGGTGTTAGAGGGAATGAGCATCCGATAAAACTTTATCAACGTTATGGAGTACCTTTTGTGATATCAAGTGATGATCTAGGCGTTTCTCGTGGTGACCTGACTCATGAATTTGTCATTTTTGCCACAAACTACAAGCCATCTTATGCAGAGATCAAAAAAACCGTATTTAATAGCATCCAATATTCTTTTCTATCTCCAGAGGAAAAATCGGCGGAGTTGCAGGATCTGCGGTCCAGGTTTTTGATTTACGAATCAGAGATTGCGGGAATAGAAAAAGCGGTGCACGAGCGCGCGCATACGCCGGCAGAACAAAATTAA
- a CDS encoding GNAT family N-acetyltransferase → MLTIRDATTEDATLLSWLLETSYRFHFSYLWHDQDELEEYIAGECAVEQISDSLQSPDHKWFIAESQDTTGSNIITPQNIRYANIVGFSKIILNQPIPDKDFTGIHLHKLYLLPKLTGQKYGDQLFDHVVKFGHEQEQKWLWLEVLEQNTFAIKFYVRKGLKQQKDIIFSSPKQQSIMHIMAKKLSD, encoded by the coding sequence ATGTTAACGATTCGGGATGCAACGACAGAAGACGCTACACTACTATCTTGGCTACTGGAAACAAGCTATCGTTTTCACTTTTCTTATTTATGGCATGATCAAGATGAATTGGAAGAATATATTGCCGGAGAATGCGCCGTAGAACAAATATCGGATTCATTACAATCTCCTGACCATAAATGGTTTATTGCTGAATCTCAGGATACTACTGGCTCAAATATCATTACTCCCCAAAATATAAGGTATGCCAACATAGTTGGTTTCAGTAAAATCATTTTAAATCAACCTATTCCTGATAAAGATTTTACAGGTATCCATTTACATAAACTCTATCTGCTACCCAAGCTAACCGGACAAAAATATGGTGATCAATTATTTGATCATGTGGTGAAATTTGGCCATGAACAAGAGCAAAAGTGGCTTTGGCTGGAAGTATTGGAACAGAACACTTTTGCCATCAAATTTTATGTCCGAAAGGGGCTGAAACAGCAAAAAGATATTATTTTTTCCAGCCCCAAGCAGCAAAGCATCATGCATATAATGGCTAAAAAACTATCTGATTAA